In Gadus chalcogrammus isolate NIFS_2021 chromosome 1, NIFS_Gcha_1.0, whole genome shotgun sequence, the sequence ATAATTAAcattcaaatatataatatgtgTGAATTGTGTCGGAGACTTCAGACTTGAACTTGCCAGCTGTGAGACTTGACTTACTTAAGGCTTGCCTGCTTTGAGTTTTGTTCCTCTCTAGAGTTATACAATCAGATATTCAGTTCGTTTCTAATGGCTGTGATAAGCGATCATTGCATTGCATATGCATTGTTAGTTTATTGCGTTGTTATTCCAAAAACCTATGCAACTTTGCAATAATTCCTTGCTTTGCCAGTTCTGCTGACCGGTTTTGGATAACGGGATGAGATGAAGTGCCAAGTTAAAGCAGACCTATTGTTGACTCAATAATGAAAATTGAAATaacaaaacataataaataagtGGTGTTATTGTTTACATTATAACCATCTGCAAGGATTAATCCGCCATCAAGCAAAATAATGGGATCAAGCTAATACAGGGCgtgtcatacaataaaaatagTCAATAACTTAAAGGGCCTACTTCATGGCTCTGTAGTAGACTAGTCTAGTTTGTTAACAAACAACGAATCAAACTTAATTTAATAaaatcagcttattccctttcttCATGTTTGCATTTTGAGGAACACCGATACCCCACTTTGactcattttgttttgttaaatttAGTCAAATCACTGGTGAACAAACAATCTTCGAGCCCTCGATTCACTTAAAGTCGGAGCACCCCTACTATGGCTGCCAGTGTGGGAcaatcctcatcatcctcctccactcATGTTGCAACCTATCTTTGTAGCAAGTTCCGCTCGTTAACTATACCATATAAAATATTCCCTCCCTCTTGACGCTACCTTGTTTTGCCATTGTACCGGCCTTCTTGCTTCCCCCTGGTGATGTAGTTTGTACAGCAGGAATTGCCCAAGGGTGTTATTGCTTTGATCCAAATTTGGTAATTTATGTACATTTATTACATAATATgcaaattgttatttttttgttaattcAATATTCCATATAGTTTTATTGTTCCAGTTAACAGCCCTATTTTTCAGTTTAGAGTACCATTTCATTTTCATTAAATTGTTTATTCATAGTATATTACACGATTTTCCAAGATGATCCACACATTTTCTATTTATGGTAATACCAGGATGGTTGCAGTTCAACCATGAAGGTGTTGGTCCTGTGGtcattaaatgtgttttaagTACCACACACATCATTGAAACCAAGGAAGGCAGTCAAGTGATCGTTAAGCCGTTAGTTTCTCTAGGAACTTGGTTTGGAATGGTGAAATGTATTGTTGTCGAAAAGCCTATTGTGAAACCAACAACAAGGAGCAAGTCTAGTTTTGGAATTCCCAAACAAGAGGGTCAGCAACCGTCCAACAAAGGGGTGGATTTGAGACAAACACATTGAAAAACATTAAACAGAAGGCTGTTATCCATTGGTTGGAATGGTTGCTGTGATTCCGTTTTATCACAATCTAACTTTAACCTGCCCTTTCACCGTGCTCTGGCAGGACTGTTTGTGTTCCTGGAGAGTAAAGGTCACTTACTGTACGCAGAAAAATTAAGTAATTTCAGCCACGGGGCCTGTCAGGTGGCCACAGAAGACGAGATTTCACGTGACCTGTGGCTAGAGGAATGAGTTTCTCTGTCACCAGATGTTTTCATGCATTTATGATGGAACAACCGTTCTTACCAATGATTAACTGGGAATTTCCTGCCAATGTTTTTAATGTCTGTTACTTAATCATTCCAGGTCAATTCTGGAAAAGGAGGGTCCACGGTCGCTGTTTCGGGGCCTGGGGCCCAACCTAGTGGGTGTAGCCCCCTCAAGGTACAGTGATGTCTGCGGCTGCATTTACATTTCATTAGGGATATCTGGATCTAGACCACATAAGCTCATTGATCAGTGGCGTCGCTTTCACTTATCTGCATCTAAAAAATGCATTGGTCATAAAAGAAACGCATCGATTAGCTATCGGCAACATTCTTTAAAGCATCCTGTCAAAATTGTACAGACGCTTCTCTTTCTGGACACCcagtattttttttgtttgctttatttAAGTAAAGGTTTGATGTCTATCTTTGAGAAACGCTGACCTTTGGATTGTTTACAAGCATTAACAACTGCCAATAGCTACATTTCCTCATCGGCTGTGTCTCTACTCGGACCATGGATATAATGTTCAACAGTGCTAACCATACACTGCTAGATCTGAGTAGACAAACATTTAATACCATCCTTGGACATGGCTATAATGATTAACAGCTGTAAAGCAGTGTGGCAATACCACCAAATTTTATATAGCTAAAATTACCATGTTGAATTTTAAACAGTAATACAGTACATTAATTAATGAATAGCTTTGAGTAAGTTCCCGATCCTGCCCAACTGTCACATACCCCATGCATATCTCTGATGCTTATTCAGCCTATTCTGACTACTTTGTTGGGCTGTTCCAGAAGCGCCGTGGGGATAGCGAGCATGCTAAGCTTGTCGAACAGTCGGTTCCCAgtacactctgacacacacacacacacacacacacacacacacacacacacacacacacacacacacacacacacacacacacacacacacacacacacacacacacacacacacacacacacacacacacacacacacagagagacaagcagagagacacacacacagagacaagcagcAGTGCATATGTGATTTCTTCTCTTAAAGTGCAAACCCAAACTGTCAttagagttgttttttttaaagtatcaTGGATGGCAGACACTGACCGTTCCTATTGCTCAGTGTCTCACTGTTTGTATGAAGGTTAGGCGTCAGCTAATGTTAAACTTTATTTTCCGGTATATTCCAGAGCCATCTACTTTGCTGCATACTCAAAGTCCAAAGAGACGTTGAATGGCGTGTTTGCACCCAATAGTGGACCTGTACACATGAGCGCAGCTGGTTTTGCAGGTAAACTGAATGCAATTCACTTCTCAAAGAAACCACAACACTTAATAATTGTCACTGAAAAACTGAGGAAAAAAAGACTTCGGACTTAGTTCAGCATGTCAATGTAGGCGCTTTCTCTGGAAAATGACTATATATAGTCATGATACTTTAAACAGTCTTACAGGCACTATGTTAAACACTTTATTAATATGAAGTGTATCTTTTAACTTTGGTCCACAGCCTTTGTGACCAACTCTATGATGAACCCCATCTGGATGGTAAAGACAAGGATGCAGCTGGAGAAAAAGTAAGTCAGGTTTCAACTAAACCCTATCTTCAAACCCTAGCTACAACCTTCCCGGGTGCGAGTTTGGCTTTTAAACGATAGTGGTTATTTTAGGGGTCTTTTTAACGTGTTCGCTGCCCTCTTGTAATGTAATCTCTGTCCTCCTGACACTGTCCTTGGCTTCAGCCGCGTGGGAGCTGAGCATGTGACCGCTGTCCATAAATACCCTGTGCTGACGCACTGCACTGCGCTCAGAGAGGATCCCATATTTACACTACAGAGTACAGGGCAGTAGTATCAACTGAGCCTCATTCGAAAAACAAAATGCCTGCCCTAATGAATAGTTGGCACCAGTGCAGCAAAATTGATAGAAGAATATGCAGTGCCTTTTCCCTTTTGGTGGTCCTTCACCCGGAATAGTGTGTTGCTTTCCTTTTTGAAGCACTATCTAGTGGGTTTAATGTTGGATTTTAACCGTTTTACAAATGATTAAGATGCATTCAGGCCTATAATTATCAGCaggtaaaaaatatttacatttactcATTGTCTGCGTTGATTTATGCGCTTACGTCGACTCATGGCAGCAACCcttgaaaatatatttatatgtaatcCGGGATGATTCAGCAATATAAGGGCTTGGGCTAGATTTCTTATATATTGCGGTATTGTCACATATTGCTGCGCTGAGCCACCTCAGATTACCGCAGGGGTCATTTCTTGAACCCAACAGCCctatagacaggcagacaaacatGTAGGTTTAGGGGTCCCGATTGCGTAGTGGCTAGGGTTttggactcccagctgaaacGCACTAGGTTAGATCCCTAATGTCCGCAGTCTAGCTACAGACCATCCTTGAGCAAAATGCCAAACCCTTAATTTGCTACAAGTCGGGCTGGAAAAAGTGTCTTCTGAAATAGACAAAGTATTAAATAGCATTAAGGGTAAATATAAAGTGGCTTATGCTCATTACACTCTTTACCTTCCAGGGCCCGAGGGGAGAAGAAGATGAACGCGCTGCAGGTTGCCCGCTACGTTTACAGAACAGAAGGCATGAGGGGCTTCTACCGCGGACTCACCGCCTCCTACGCTGGCATCTCAGAGACCATGATCTGCTTCCTCATCTACGAGACGCTGAAGAAGCGCCTCGCCGAGGGCCGCTATAACTCGCCCAACGGTAGCTCTGAGAAGGTAGCGTCGGACTTCCTGGGCCTGATGCTGGCAGCGGCGTTTTCAAAGGGCTGTGCGTCCTGCATAGCTTATCCACACGGTAAGCATTTAATGAACGGTTCCACATCCAGCTCATCTAAAAACATGTATTTCCTCAGAATGAATATTGTGGTTTACAAAGACTTCGATGTTTTGTAAAGTTAGGGTAGTCCGTTTATTCTAAAAGGCTTttttgacaatttttttccatTATCTATACATCCAGAAAGCAAATGCTATAAGtaaaaaggaaggaaaaaagATGGAGTCTGAGGCTGTtgcaggcctgtaataagcccGCCCATCATTTAATTTGGCCCAAATGAATGGATGGCCCAACTGTCTGTCTTCCTACCCTAAAACGAGCACCAGGTATCCTGCTAtgcctttgaaaaatgaaagctcagatGTGTCGATTTTTGAATATATGGCTGGTTGGTTTCTAAATATTGCCCACCCTAGCTTTAAGTATGCATGGGGGTAGAATCATGTGGTGGCATTGGTGCcagactcccagccaaaaggtactgggtttcgATCCCCAATGCCTTTACCTTTATACCTAATACCTAACCCCTACCAgttacttaaaggtcccatggcatgaacattttactttatgaggttttctaacattaatatgaattCCCCTAGCCCGCcaatggtcccccagtagctagaaatggcgttaggtgtaaaacgagcaccaggtatcctgctctgcctttgaaaaaagaaaGCTCAGATGTGCAGATTTTTGAATATTCCCCGTATGTATTCATAAGGGGACATGTTACCTctcctttctctgctttgcccgcccacAGAATTTggacacttctttgttatttggattttgttatttggataaccgttctgctgttggtgttatggcgcacaacacgtcgggttctctgacgtctctggtatttccccAACAAGACTCATAGTAGGGgctatctcagccatggttgagaaggaattggggggggaaaggaactttggctttgactccctgaagtacatgaaccgcgacatggagcaGAAAAGGATTGTTGCCTGCGATTGTCTCCCACCAGAGcctcgctgcctgctgccgaggcaccactgCCGCTCGGCGGGAGAAAAtggcggtcaacaatcgctttctcctccatgtcgtggtttattctacttcagattgatttgGTTCGCAGGGGCtttaattctgcaccaaggctgaatttcttgatcgtcttcaagtactgtattaggggcccactaacacctgtataaaagcatccataaagaagcatgccatgggacctttaaacatgattctgaataaatgtacgttggataaaagcatctgcttaatGACTTGTTTGTATGCATTTATAAAACTGAATGTGGGTAGATGTATTTTCTTACACTTCTGTTGTGTCCTTCACAGAGGTTATCCGGACAAGACTGCGCGAGGAAGGAAGCAAGTACAAGTATTTCTTCCAGACGGGAAGATTAATAGCTGTGGAGGAAGGCTATCCGGCTTTTTACCGGGGACTCGTTCCACAGCTCATTAGACAGATCCCAAACACGGCCATCGTCCTGTTCACCTATGAACTCCTCATCCACGTGCTGGCAGAGTCAAAGTAACATCCAAACATTTTAACAGAGCCAAAATGATGGGGCGACATGAGGCTCTCATGCACATCGGCTGAAGGACTATTGAGAAGGCAGCAAATTACTTTTTCTATTTTCATGCGCTGCAATAAAGACTGTCTTTTTTTGGGGGTGAAAAATTGACACTTCTTGCGTTGCTATCCAAAGATCgagatatatttttattttattgaaagcaTGTCTAGATGTTCCTCGTTTGCAGTACTCGTGCATACTCCATACCtgagctgttttttttgttctttcctTTGTAAAAAATAGGTCACCGGCCGAAGGAGGAGTATTGTTAAGTTAACTAAATTATTATGtgtattatttgtattcttaCTATTGTACCCGTTTTCTCATGCTTATCACTGAAAGTGAATGTACCAACACTCAACATGTGCAGGGTGACTGTTCTGGATAATGAAGGGTAGATATAAAGTTTATAATACTGGTGCACATGAACCATACAGCCCCAACA encodes:
- the slc25a33 gene encoding solute carrier family 25 member 33; amino-acid sequence: MAQKDTLLHLFAGGCSGTVGAIVTCPLEVLKTRLQSSGLALRPVFQVQMGSLNGTGVIRPGTVTPGLLQVLRSILEKEGPRSLFRGLGPNLVGVAPSRAIYFAAYSKSKETLNGVFAPNSGPVHMSAAGFAAFVTNSMMNPIWMVKTRMQLEKKARGEKKMNALQVARYVYRTEGMRGFYRGLTASYAGISETMICFLIYETLKKRLAEGRYNSPNGSSEKVASDFLGLMLAAAFSKGCASCIAYPHEVIRTRLREEGSKYKYFFQTGRLIAVEEGYPAFYRGLVPQLIRQIPNTAIVLFTYELLIHVLAESK